The genomic interval CCAGAAAGTTGTTACAGAGATCTCTCAGCAGGTAGGCTATTCCAGGCAGTGGTATCACAGATCTCACGTCAGGTAGGCTATTCCAGGCAGTGGTATCACAGATCTCACATCAGGTAGGCTATTCCAGGCAGTTTTATCACAGATCTCACAACAGGTAGGCTATTCCAGGCAGTGGTATCACATATCTCGCAGCAGGTAGACTATTCCAGGCAGTGGTATCACAGATCTCACATCAGGTAGGCTATTCCAGGCAGTGGTACCACAGATCTCACAACAGGTAGGCTATTCCAGGCAGTGAAGTCACAGATCTCTCAGCAGGTAGGCTATTCCAGGCAGTGGTGTCACATATCTCGCAGCAGGTAGGCTATTGCAGGCAGTGGTATCACAGATCTCACAGCAGGTAGGTTATTCCAGGCAGTGGTATCACATATCTCACAACAGGTAGGCTATTCCAGGCAGTGGTATCACATATCTCGCAGCAGGTAGACTATTGCAGGCAGTGGTATCACAGATCTCACATCAGGTAGGCTATTCAAGGCAGTCATATCACAGATCTCAGAGCAGGTAGGCTATTCCAGGCAGTGGTATCACAGACCTCACAGCAGATAGGCTATTCCAGGCAGTCGTATCACAGATCTCACAGCAGGTAGGCTATTCCAGGCAGTGGTATCACAGATCTCACAACAGGAACGCTATTCAAGGCAGTGGTATCACAGATCTCACAGCAGGTAGGCTATTCCAGGCAGTCGTATCACAGATCTCACAGCAGGTAGGCTATTCCAGGCAGTGGTATCACGGATCTCACAACAGGAACGCTATTCAAGGCAGTGGTATCACAGATATCACAGCAGATAGGCTATTCCAGGCAATGGTATCACAGGTCTCACATCAGGTAGGCTTTTGCGGGCAGTGGCTTCACAGATATCGCAGTAGATAGGCTATTCCAGGCAGTGGTATCACAGATCTCACAGCAAATAGGCTATTCCAGGCGGTGGTAACGCAGATCACACAGCAGGTAGGCTAGTCCAATGTTTTTGTAACCAATTCCAACAGGTACTGTGTACAATCACTGTTTAGGTAGAAAATGtgcttacattttattacaacTAGAACTATTAGTCATCAGACCTCTTGTTCAATGTACAATTATCTGTTTTATGAAATGTTCCTTACATTTGGACTCAGTTTTGATAAAAACCATTGAGATTGAGTCGTCAATTAAGACATATATATACTTTGATCAGTCATTTTCAttctcttaaaaaatatatttattatagtcGGTGAGTGCAACTAGCACCATGATTGAAGATATAGAGGGTCACCTCACAGGAATGAAGAGTGTGGTGGACACAGTCCAGGCAGAAAAGAAGTCGGAGATGGCTGATATCAGGGAGCTTTTGACAAAACACCACTCGGCCACTAGTGGACACATGAAGGAGGTGTGTTCTTGACAGTGCATTCCTATGTCTGTTTGTCAGTGAATATTCTAGATGGCATGTTTCTTTTTACAAATGGTTTCAGTCATTTATACAATGGAAATTAGAACAAGTATTTTCTTGCTAtggatatatttaaatttataattctctattgtttatattttggTTGCGTGAGACATTGGAGGAATCGAAAACCCAGATACAGAGTGTCAGAACAGAGGTGCTAGAGTTAATGGAAGAGTCCAGTGCAGCTGTCCAGGTTTATGCGCTGGAATCAGCTACCGCCTGCACCCAGAGGGTTAAGGACTGCAATGCCGAGCTCAAAACTCACCATGCACAAAGCGATGTGAGTGCAATGATTACCATCCATGTTATACCCAGCACTTGTTTTACAAATGAGTCTCTATCTTTTCTTCTGATTTTCATGTTTTCATAGTCAGTTTTATGCTGTGCACATTGGTCCCTATGGTGGATATGGCGTCCACCTAGCGAACTACAGGTCATCGGTTTGAGCCTAACTCTGGAAGCATTCTTTTGATTTCCctcaaagacatcaagtactggttctacccagaaaacccAGAGGGCGTCTCAAGAAGCCTTAAGCTTAGATGTAATCAAGATTAAATGAATAGGTTTGAACTAAACTTATCAGCATGcccatgttttatattaaaaaagcCCAATTTGTATTTTCAATAAGCAGCATAATTTTAAAATGATGCTTTTGTAGTCAGTGATGTCGGAAATGAGAATTTAGAATATTTGGACGCATACATTTTACAAAGGACCCTTATATAAAACTTATAAAGAGTCCCAAGGATGcactttttaagcatttaataaatCTCGGCTGTCCCATGCCATAATGATACCGCTGTGCTATCATTTCCAAATCATAATCACTGCAACACTTTTTTGGCTATAAGCAATAAGCCTCTGCTTGAAGCATCCATAATCAATATTATGTTGCAGATGACAGCTATGTATTTCTCAGCCAGGTAGTTCAAGCACTACAAGATTAGAGTGTAAACAGTGATCTacagtatatgtatattttcaCACTGCTATTTAGTAACACCGCATTATACTTAATCTTAGTGTTAATTCAGAATGTCTGTGTTATGATTAAGGAGGGCAATAAATAGCAAAATTGGTATTTGAATATTTGGTCATAAAAgtatttgaataaatttaatatttgatcATCTGGTATTCAATATATGTGAACAAGATCTGAAAGTTTATAAAAGTTTAATTGAACAAAGCCATCCATATAGCTCTCGACTTCTTCCGCGGTTATCTTATATTACTCGCTTATAAAACAGCAGCCTTTTGATACGAGGCATAACAAAGATGCAAgaacatttgtttatttgttgacagtttcatAGTTTGGACACGATTAATGTAGTTGCTGAACAGCATGTTGAACTTAATTGTCCATTAAACGTTTGATAAAAGATAATGGTTGATCATGGTTAACACTTTCATCTATGGGGTAATCAGTTACAGCAAACTGTCAACACGTAAACACAACAGAAGGATGGAAGTTGGATTTTGACACCTTTCCTGTTTACTTGAGATCCATAGGAGGCATGGAGTTTTGTTTATCAGAGACTTAATAATTGCAATTTATGTACTTATTACGCTTATATAAAAAAAGGAAAGCAAGAAAGAACAGAAAGAAAGAAACTggtatttgaatacaaaaaaataaactcttaatatttgtatgccccccttcgaagaagagggggtatattgctatgcactgtcggtcggtcggtccgtccaccaggtggtttccggatgataactcaagaacgcttgggcctaggatcatcaaacttcataggtacattgatcatgactcgcagatgacccctattgattttgaggtctctaggtcaaaggtcaaggtcacggtgacccgaaatagtaaaatgttttccggatgataactcaagaacgcttaggcctaggatcatgaaacttgatagttagattaatcatgactcgcagatgacccctattgattttcaggtcactaggtcaaaggtcaaggtcacagtgattcgaaatagtaaaatggtttccagatgataactcaagaacgcttaggcctaggatcatgaaacttgataggtagattgatcatgactcgcaaatgacccctattgattttcaggttaaaggtcaaggtcacagtgacccgaaatagtaaaatggttttcggatgataactcaagaacgcttatgcctaggatcatgaaactttgtaggtagattgataatggctggcagatgacccctattgattttcaggtcactaggtcaaggtcacagtgacccgaaattgtaaaatggtttccagatgataactcaaaaatgctcatgcctaggatcatgaaacttcataggtacattgatcatgactcgcagatgacccctattgattttgaggtcactaagtcaaaggtcaaggtcacgatgacccgaaatagtaaaatggtttctggatgataactcgagaatgcttttgcgatcatgaaacttcataggtacattgaacacaactcgcagatgacccctattgattttcaggtcactaggtcaaaggtcaaggtcacggtgactcaacatagaaaaaatggtttccgcatgataactcaaaaacgcttacgcctaggatcatgaaactttataggtacattgatcatgactcgcagatgacccctattgattttcaggtcactaggtcaaaggtcaaggtcacagtgccaaaaaaggtattcacacaatggctgccactacaacttacagcccatattaggggcatacatgttttacaaacagcccctgttatgatattgttttgcacatgttggtctgtccatcggtccgtccaccgaatggtttccggatgataactcaagaacgcttatgcctaggatcatgaaacttcataggtacattgatcatgacttgcagatgacccctattgattttcaggtcactaggtcaaaggtcacggtgacttgacacagaaaaatggtttcctgatgataactcaataacgcttacacctaggatcatgaaacttcataggtacattgatcatgactcgcagatgacccctattgattttcaggtcactaggtcaaaggtcaaggtcacagtgacaaaaacgtattcacacaatggctgccactacaactgacagcccatattgggggcttgcatgttttacaaacagcccttgttttatttttggatTATTTATTGCCATCCTTAGTTTTGATTGATGGTGTTATCAGTACCAGAATTAAGACTTCaggttcattttaaaatataaactctAAATAGATGGAGAGATCGTCCTAGAATCAACTTGTATTTAAGGTTTTTAAGCATAATCTATTCACATGCAAGTGAAAGTTTGCAGAAATATATTTTTGACCTTGTTAGAGGGGCAGGGGGGGATTTGAAAAAGAGCAATGCACAGCACCTTGCTATTTCGTTGTAGATCTTTCCCTACTTCATTTGAgctggaaaacggggctaaatgcatgcgccTTAAGTGTTGTCtaatataagtctgtgcagtctgcacagactaatcagggacaatactttttgctttgatgttattttctgtttaaaagaaGTGTCTTCTTAGCACAATAATCCAGTGTAGGAGGAAAGTGTGACTttaggtacatgcattaagacctgtttttccagagcgctGCTCATTTTTTATTCTATTGTCTGGCACTTGAGAAGTCCATAAAGGCTCAAGTTGACCGGGTAGTGAACATCATGGACAGTAGGTCGGCAGCTTTAGAAAAAGACACCAATACAGAGAAAGCAACAGTGTCCACTCTGATTGACCGGACGACCGTTTTCTCAAGGAACATGCTGGAAATGGTCCAAGATAACAAGAAGCAAATGAGTAGTTGCATGACAGAAATAACTGAAGATAATCCAACTGGTAAGTTGACGGCAGACGATTTTTTTTGTGGTCAAATTTGGGGCCgttatttggccccattcccaatctcaaaaagtatttatttatccCAAATGACTGCctcaaattcccaattgaaggttttcaaaacaatattaatattagttgaaccttagtaaatatactattaaaaacagttattctcaattttaaagtatttgttagcaaacaaACATCAACACTTCCAAATTATAATCAAATGGTGCGATTTTTCCCAAGCAAAAGGGCCTCATCCCCATTCcctaaattgtgaaaaaaacaaacacttgcaTTCACACAGTGCCTATACTACGTGACTATAAACACTTGCATTCACACAGTGCCTATACAACGTGACTTTTTGAGATCATTTTGGGAGAATAAAGTgcgacccagataacatttttaaggatgtctttttttatttttt from Dreissena polymorpha isolate Duluth1 chromosome 1, UMN_Dpol_1.0, whole genome shotgun sequence carries:
- the LOC127865104 gene encoding uncharacterized protein LOC127865104 isoform X4, which gives rise to MEESSAAVQVYALESATACTQRVKDCNAELKTHHAQSDALEKSIKAQVDRVVNIMDSRSAALEKDTNTEKATVSTLIDRTTVFSRNMLEMVQDNKKQMSSCMTEITEDNPTGLTPVRSNYNYRRLQNAPVRDGNIGNGDSIEEYRIPEKKQSEYVKCHHPL
- the LOC127865104 gene encoding uncharacterized protein LOC127865104 isoform X2 codes for the protein MEESSAAVQVYALESATACTQRVKDCNAELKTHHAQSDALEKSIKAQVDRVVNIMDSRSAALEKDTNTEKATVSTLIDRTTVFSRNMLEMVQDNKKQMSSCMTEITEDNPTGLTPVRSNYNYRRLQNAPVRDGNIGNGDSIEEYRIPEKKQSEYVKTGRLQRERSRCHRSTRTRRPDSLRLSQCHHPL
- the LOC127865104 gene encoding uncharacterized protein LOC127865104 isoform X3: MEESSAAVQVYALESATACTQRVKDCNAELKTHHAQSDALEKSIKAQVDRVVNIMDSRSAALEKDTNTEKATVSTLIDRTTVFSRNMLEMVQDNKKQMSSCMTEITEDNPTGLTPVRSNYNYRRLQNAPVRDGNIGNGDSIEEYRIPEKKQSEYVKTGRLQRERSRCHRSTRTRRPDSLRLSQ